A region of Oryzias latipes chromosome 18, ASM223467v1 DNA encodes the following proteins:
- the txn gene encoding thioredoxin: MVREVADLAEFKKILEDAGDKLVVVDFTASWCGPCKQIAPLYKQMSESDDNKNVVFLKVDVDEADDISSFCEIKCMPTFHFYKGGKKVDEFSGANVATLEEKLKALR, encoded by the exons ATGGTCCGTGAAGTGGCTGATCTT GCAGAATTCAAGAAAATTCTGGAAGACGCTGGAGACAAGCTGGTGGTTGTggactttactgcatcatggtgTGGGCCCTGCAAACAGATTGCCCCCTTGTACAAG CAAATGTCGGAAAGCGATGACAACAAGAATGTGGTTTTCCTGAAGGTGGATGTGGACGAGGCTGAT GATATCAGCAGTTTCTGTGAAATTAAATGCATGCCTACATTCCACTTCTACAAGGGGGGCAAAAAG gtgGATGAGTTCTCTGGTGCCAACGTTGCAACCCTGGAGGAAAAGCTGAAAGCACTGAGATAG